In Petrotoga miotherma DSM 10691, one DNA window encodes the following:
- a CDS encoding nucleotide sugar dehydrogenase, whose amino-acid sequence MALLDKIKDKTAKIGVIGLGYVGLPLAVEKAKAGYHVLGFDVQQEKVEKVNKGVNYIGDVVNSELEKLVEDGYLSATADYDKIKECDCVMICVPTPLNKYKQPDLSFVVDSTKEVAKRLHPEMLIVLESTTYPGTTEEVILPLLQEYGFKVGKDFYLAFSPERVDPGNLIYKTKNTPKVVGGVTEKCTLHAKTLYENVLNAGVFTVSSPKEAEMSKILENTFRIVNIGLINEMAILAKKMGINIWQVIDAAATKPFGFMPFYPGPGVGGHCIPIDPFYLTYKAREFDYHTRIIELAGEINDYMPEYVIERLMDILNENKKCLNGSKILMLGVSYKNDIDDLRESPALKILELLEKKGAEVKIHDPYIKNFSHKGIEYKTVDLTKELLEESDAVLITTGHKKVDYNFVLENADIVFDTKNITKGLREKYPEKVSLL is encoded by the coding sequence ATGGCATTACTAGACAAAATAAAAGATAAAACGGCAAAGATAGGGGTAATAGGTTTAGGTTATGTTGGTTTACCTCTTGCGGTAGAAAAAGCGAAGGCAGGGTACCATGTTTTAGGGTTCGATGTACAACAAGAAAAGGTAGAAAAGGTCAACAAAGGGGTAAATTATATTGGAGATGTTGTAAATTCAGAGTTAGAAAAGCTGGTTGAAGATGGTTATCTAAGCGCCACTGCCGATTATGATAAAATAAAGGAATGCGATTGTGTAATGATATGTGTTCCAACCCCTTTGAATAAATACAAACAACCTGATTTAAGTTTTGTTGTTGATTCAACAAAAGAGGTAGCAAAAAGGCTTCACCCAGAAATGTTGATTGTTTTAGAAAGCACTACATATCCAGGAACCACCGAAGAAGTAATTCTGCCATTATTACAAGAATATGGGTTTAAGGTTGGAAAAGATTTTTATTTAGCTTTTAGCCCAGAGAGGGTAGATCCAGGAAATTTGATTTACAAGACCAAAAATACACCAAAAGTAGTCGGTGGAGTTACCGAAAAATGTACTTTACATGCAAAAACCCTCTATGAAAACGTATTAAACGCTGGTGTTTTCACCGTATCGTCCCCTAAGGAAGCAGAGATGTCAAAAATTCTGGAAAATACCTTTAGAATAGTGAATATTGGTCTCATCAATGAAATGGCTATTTTAGCAAAGAAAATGGGAATAAATATCTGGCAGGTAATAGACGCAGCTGCTACAAAGCCTTTTGGGTTCATGCCTTTTTATCCCGGACCAGGTGTGGGCGGCCATTGTATTCCAATAGATCCTTTTTATTTAACGTATAAAGCTAGAGAGTTTGACTATCACACAAGGATAATAGAATTGGCAGGGGAAATAAACGATTATATGCCCGAGTACGTAATCGAAAGACTAATGGACATTTTAAACGAAAATAAAAAGTGTTTGAATGGTTCCAAAATATTGATGTTAGGGGTGAGTTATAAAAACGATATCGACGATTTAAGAGAGTCTCCTGCGTTGAAAATTCTGGAGCTTTTAGAAAAAAAGGGAGCAGAAGTGAAAATTCATGATCCTTATATAAAAAATTTTTCTCACAAAGGAATAGAGTATAAAACGGTAGATTTAACAAAAGAATTGTTAGAGGAATCAGATGCGGTCTTAATTACTACCGGACATAAAAAGGTGGATTACAATTTTGTTTTGGAAAATGCCGATATAGTTTTTGATACAAAAAATATCACAAAAGGACTTAGAGAGAAGTATCCAGAAAAAGTTTCTCTATTATAA
- the feoB gene encoding ferrous iron transport protein B, with translation MSKDTLKDNVETVDKEAEISIIGNPNVGKTSLFNLLTGTKQYVANWPGVTVEKKIGSFKYKGKTFKLVDLPGVYTLSAKSEDERVAKDYLISNTSEIVIVVADALNLESSMFLLFQLIEIGVKTILVINSVDEAREKGRIIDPSPISKTLNIPVILTSAKTGEGKEELLEEAYKLSKEKNLTKKKIMYPEEIENFINFFQDKVSKYPKISSKYQNYIDSSWLPIYFLEFGSEDLELPQDFLTELKENFDIEDLKNKYLNWKFNFISYLVSSSIIKEGIDWSLRDILDHVFTHKILGILIYVFALFAVFSLTFSLAQPLSDLLDSAFTFLGNSISEFVTIPWLESLLVDGVIAGVGGVLVFIPQIFILFFFLGFLEESGYLPRAAFLVDRIARNFGLSGRSFMSIILGFGCNVPAIISTKTIANKKERLALILSLPFASCSARLPVYILLISAFFSTHAATIMLLVYLSSIALVLISSKFLQRFITQSEDIPFIIELPRFRMPTLKNLSIYTWNRGKHFLQKAGGIILIATVLIWLLSFFPNFGTDINSSFAASIGRVFEPLTNHLGWDWRINTGLIFGVAAKEIVVSSYATIFNVGEGSLTYALQNALTPASALALIFFVMAYIPCFATLATIKAETNGWKWAIFSFIYTTVVAYLIANLVFFVGGIFL, from the coding sequence ATGAGCAAGGATACCCTCAAAGATAACGTTGAAACCGTTGACAAGGAAGCTGAGATTTCAATAATTGGAAATCCTAACGTTGGAAAGACTTCTCTATTCAACCTTTTAACGGGCACAAAACAATATGTTGCCAATTGGCCAGGGGTTACAGTAGAGAAGAAAATAGGAAGTTTTAAGTATAAAGGTAAAACCTTTAAATTAGTTGATCTTCCAGGTGTTTACACCCTTTCAGCTAAAAGTGAAGATGAAAGAGTTGCTAAAGATTACTTAATAAGTAATACTTCAGAGATAGTAATTGTCGTAGCAGATGCCTTGAACTTGGAAAGTTCTATGTTTTTATTGTTTCAACTTATAGAAATAGGCGTGAAGACTATTTTGGTTATAAACTCCGTAGATGAAGCTCGAGAAAAAGGACGAATCATCGATCCATCCCCTATTTCCAAAACTTTAAACATCCCTGTCATATTGACTTCCGCCAAGACAGGTGAAGGTAAGGAAGAACTTTTAGAAGAAGCATATAAGCTTTCAAAAGAAAAAAATCTTACAAAAAAGAAAATAATGTATCCAGAAGAAATAGAGAATTTTATCAATTTTTTTCAAGACAAAGTTTCAAAGTATCCTAAAATAAGTTCAAAATATCAAAATTATATAGATAGTAGTTGGTTACCAATATATTTTTTAGAGTTTGGAAGTGAAGATTTAGAACTTCCCCAAGATTTTTTGACTGAGTTAAAAGAAAATTTTGATATAGAAGATCTTAAAAACAAATATTTAAATTGGAAGTTTAATTTCATTTCTTATCTAGTTAGTTCTTCGATAATAAAAGAGGGTATAGACTGGTCTTTGAGAGATATTTTAGACCACGTTTTTACACATAAGATTTTGGGAATATTGATATATGTTTTTGCTTTGTTTGCAGTGTTTTCTCTAACATTCAGCCTCGCTCAACCGTTATCGGATTTGCTGGATTCGGCTTTTACTTTTTTGGGTAATTCTATCAGCGAATTTGTAACTATTCCTTGGTTGGAATCACTACTAGTTGATGGGGTTATAGCTGGCGTTGGTGGTGTTTTAGTTTTTATTCCACAGATTTTTATCTTATTTTTCTTCTTAGGATTCTTGGAAGAATCGGGATATTTACCAAGGGCGGCCTTTTTAGTTGACAGAATTGCCAGGAATTTTGGATTAAGTGGTAGATCTTTTATGTCTATTATTTTAGGTTTTGGTTGTAACGTTCCAGCCATTATCTCTACTAAAACGATTGCCAATAAAAAAGAAAGATTGGCTTTAATTCTTAGCCTTCCCTTTGCATCGTGTAGTGCAAGGTTACCCGTTTACATTCTTTTAATAAGTGCATTCTTTTCAACACATGCAGCCACTATAATGCTGCTAGTCTATTTATCGAGTATAGCGTTAGTCTTAATATCCTCAAAATTTTTACAAAGATTCATTACCCAATCAGAAGATATCCCCTTCATCATAGAACTGCCGAGGTTTAGGATGCCTACTTTAAAAAATTTATCCATTTATACATGGAACAGAGGAAAGCACTTTTTACAAAAAGCTGGAGGCATAATTTTAATAGCCACCGTACTAATTTGGCTTTTATCTTTCTTCCCTAATTTTGGAACAGATATAAACAGTAGTTTTGCCGCTTCTATAGGGAGAGTGTTTGAACCTTTAACCAATCACTTGGGATGGGATTGGAGAATAAACACCGGCTTGATTTTTGGTGTCGCTGCAAAAGAAATAGTTGTGTCTTCCTATGCCACAATTTTTAATGTTGGAGAAGGCTCTTTAACCTATGCCTTACAAAATGCATTAACCCCAGCATCTGCTTTAGCACTCATATTCTTCGTTATGGCTTATATTCCTTGTTTTGCAACGTTAGCCACGATTAAAGCGGAGACAAATGGGTGGAAATGGGCTATTTTTAGTTTTATTTACACCACTGTCGTTGCTTATCTTATAGCTAATTTGGTGTTTTTTGTGGGAGGTATTTTCCTATGA
- a CDS encoding DegT/DnrJ/EryC1/StrS family aminotransferase, which translates to MKDKMEVPLFDLTRQYEKLRKDVLKKLDAVFTSGNVVMGSNVKALEEEIAKYINVKYAIGVANGSDALRISVQALGIKEGDYVITTPYTFFATASAIVLNGATPIFVDVEDKYYNLDLDKVEDLLENHPEKEKIKAIIPVHLFGKTVDLERLEKIRENYNVKIIEDAAQSIGSVWQYKNGERKFSGSIGDLGIFSFFPTKNLGGYGDGGMVVTNDADLADRVRKLRVHGAAKKYYHDEVGYNSRLDEVQASILRIKLNNLDEYIDKRIKKAKNYEELFELHNLNEDLSYPAYFNDRTHVYHQYVVTLNNPKDRDKLKKFLENKGVGTSIYYPLGLHLQKCFENLGYKEGNFPVAEKASKSTIALPMFPELTKKEQEYVVKCIKEFFSN; encoded by the coding sequence ATGAAAGATAAGATGGAGGTTCCTCTTTTTGATTTAACAAGGCAATATGAAAAATTGAGAAAAGATGTTCTGAAGAAGTTGGATGCTGTTTTCACTTCTGGAAACGTGGTTATGGGAAGTAATGTAAAAGCCTTAGAAGAGGAAATTGCGAAGTATATAAACGTAAAGTATGCTATCGGTGTTGCCAATGGTTCTGATGCCCTAAGAATATCGGTTCAAGCTCTGGGTATAAAAGAAGGGGATTATGTCATCACCACACCATATACTTTTTTTGCAACTGCAAGTGCAATTGTACTGAATGGAGCCACTCCTATATTCGTGGATGTAGAAGATAAATACTACAACCTTGATTTGGATAAAGTCGAAGATTTGCTTGAAAATCATCCGGAAAAAGAAAAAATTAAAGCAATTATTCCTGTACACCTTTTTGGAAAAACCGTTGATTTAGAGAGATTGGAAAAAATAAGAGAGAATTACAACGTAAAAATCATAGAAGATGCCGCTCAATCTATTGGGTCTGTATGGCAGTATAAGAATGGCGAAAGAAAATTTAGTGGTAGTATAGGAGATTTGGGTATTTTTTCTTTCTTCCCAACAAAAAATCTGGGTGGTTATGGTGATGGTGGAATGGTTGTTACAAACGACGCGGATTTGGCAGATAGGGTCAGAAAACTAAGAGTCCATGGTGCAGCAAAAAAATATTATCACGATGAAGTTGGTTACAATTCAAGATTAGACGAAGTTCAAGCCTCAATATTGAGAATAAAACTAAACAATTTAGATGAATACATTGATAAAAGAATAAAAAAGGCAAAAAATTATGAAGAATTATTTGAATTACATAACCTCAACGAAGATTTAAGTTATCCTGCTTATTTTAATGATAGAACCCATGTTTATCACCAATACGTTGTTACTTTGAATAACCCCAAAGATAGGGATAAATTGAAGAAATTTTTAGAAAATAAAGGCGTTGGAACATCGATATACTATCCCCTGGGTTTGCACCTTCAAAAGTGTTTTGAGAACTTGGGTTATAAAGAAGGGAACTTCCCTGTAGCTGAAAAGGCATCTAAATCGACGATAGCTTTGCCGATGTTTCCAGAGCTCACCAAAAAAGAGCAGGAATACGTAGTTAAATGTATTAAAGAGTTTTTTTCAAACTAG
- a CDS encoding FeoA family protein produces the protein MLIPLHNLFIGQKGKIVSLNIEGESTKNRLIAMGITPGKFIELAHVSPFGDPLVFKIGEKKVVLRRSEASRIIVDVPYKVFNLLESEIGKYEIIDIKGGRNFVEEMRSMGLYKGVNINLVNKLGNRIIIEVDGKKYELGRGRASKIFCKKVE, from the coding sequence TTGCTAATTCCTTTACACAACCTGTTTATTGGACAAAAGGGAAAGATAGTGAGTTTAAACATTGAAGGAGAAAGTACTAAAAATCGTCTTATCGCAATGGGAATTACTCCAGGTAAATTTATAGAATTAGCCCATGTTTCTCCTTTTGGGGATCCTTTAGTATTTAAAATTGGAGAAAAAAAAGTAGTTTTAAGAAGGAGCGAAGCTTCTAGGATCATTGTAGATGTTCCTTACAAAGTATTCAACCTTTTGGAAAGTGAAATTGGAAAATATGAAATTATCGATATTAAAGGCGGAAGGAATTTTGTAGAAGAAATGAGAAGTATGGGGTTGTATAAAGGAGTTAATATCAATTTAGTTAATAAGCTTGGAAATAGAATAATTATAGAGGTTGACGGGAAAAAATACGAATTGGGCAGGGGAAGAGCTTCCAAGATATTTTGTAAAAAGGTGGAATAA
- a CDS encoding GatB/YqeY domain-containing protein, translating into MLKDILNNDLKKYMKEKNTLALNAVRSIISEIKNKEVEKGSELTEEEIVQLIKKQIKMREDSIEQFEKADRKDLAEKERKEVEILQEYLPEQLSDEELRKIIEETIKEVNATSKKDFGKVMKLVIQKVQGRADGKKISEILSTLLN; encoded by the coding sequence ATGTTAAAAGATATATTAAATAATGATTTAAAAAAATATATGAAAGAAAAAAATACCCTTGCTTTAAATGCGGTTAGATCGATAATATCAGAGATTAAAAATAAAGAGGTTGAAAAAGGTTCTGAATTAACAGAGGAAGAAATAGTCCAGTTGATAAAAAAACAAATAAAAATGAGAGAAGATTCCATTGAACAATTCGAAAAAGCAGATAGGAAAGATCTTGCTGAAAAAGAAAGAAAAGAAGTTGAGATCTTGCAAGAGTACCTTCCTGAGCAGCTTTCTGACGAAGAATTGAGAAAAATAATAGAAGAAACTATAAAGGAAGTTAATGCAACATCAAAAAAAGATTTTGGCAAAGTTATGAAATTAGTAATTCAAAAGGTTCAAGGAAGGGCCGATGGAAAGAAAATAAGTGAAATACTGTCGACACTTTTAAATTAA
- the iadA gene encoding beta-aspartyl-peptidase — MLTLIKNATVYSPKALGKKDILIGGEKILELVDSIELNSNLKVEIIDAEDYIVVPGFIDSHVHITGGGGEGGYSTRTPEIFASKIVSSGITTVVGVLGTDNATRSMQNLIAKAKALKQEGISCYTYTGSYHFPIKTFTGRIIDDLVFIEEIIGVGEVAISDHRGSQPTLEELIRLTSEARVGGILSKKAGIVNIHVGRGEKFIQILIDVVENSELPITQFLPTHMNKGEKALKTCKNFIEMGGRIDFTTSSSKKKDKEDPSKPSKALKLLLEDGVNIDNISFSSDGQGSLPQFDDKGNYLGLTVADVATLFEEVKDCVIQEDIPLEEALKVITINPANFLKLENKGQINENFDADIVFLDKSTLEIKKVMVKGRTI, encoded by the coding sequence TTGCTTACCCTCATAAAGAATGCAACGGTTTACTCACCGAAAGCTTTAGGGAAAAAAGATATATTAATTGGTGGAGAAAAAATCTTAGAACTAGTCGATTCGATAGAATTAAATTCTAATCTTAAAGTTGAGATTATCGATGCTGAGGATTATATAGTAGTTCCAGGTTTTATAGACTCTCACGTTCATATAACAGGAGGAGGTGGAGAAGGGGGATACAGCACAAGAACCCCAGAGATATTTGCTTCTAAGATAGTAAGTTCTGGAATTACTACCGTAGTAGGTGTTTTGGGAACCGACAACGCAACTCGAAGTATGCAAAACTTAATCGCAAAAGCAAAAGCATTAAAACAAGAAGGAATAAGCTGCTACACGTATACGGGTTCTTATCATTTTCCTATAAAAACTTTTACCGGCAGAATTATAGACGATTTGGTTTTCATTGAAGAAATAATAGGTGTTGGAGAAGTCGCTATTTCAGACCATAGAGGTTCCCAACCAACCTTAGAAGAACTGATAAGATTGACTTCAGAAGCTCGAGTGGGCGGAATTTTATCAAAAAAGGCAGGGATAGTAAATATTCATGTTGGAAGAGGAGAAAAATTCATTCAGATATTGATAGATGTTGTTGAAAATTCAGAATTACCTATTACACAGTTCCTTCCAACTCACATGAACAAGGGAGAAAAAGCTCTTAAAACATGTAAAAATTTTATAGAAATGGGTGGAAGGATAGATTTCACAACTAGTTCGTCAAAAAAGAAAGACAAAGAGGATCCATCAAAACCATCTAAAGCCTTGAAACTTTTGTTGGAAGATGGGGTAAATATTGACAATATATCATTCTCATCCGATGGACAGGGGAGTTTACCACAGTTCGATGACAAAGGGAATTATTTAGGTTTAACAGTTGCGGATGTAGCTACACTCTTTGAAGAGGTTAAGGATTGTGTAATACAAGAAGATATCCCTTTAGAAGAAGCTTTGAAGGTTATCACTATCAATCCTGCTAATTTTCTTAAATTAGAAAACAAAGGCCAAATAAATGAAAACTTTGATGCAGATATAGTGTTCTTAGATAAAAGTACTCTGGAAATAAAAAAAGTTATGGTAAAGGGTCGCACCATTTAA
- a CDS encoding (Fe-S)-binding protein, whose product MLTIVYSVLLLGILGFASGTFLAFAAKKFEVKEDPREAIVRAVLPGIDCGSCGYPGCSAFAKAFVKGEVGKDGCVPGKSQGVPELLEKISKMSVDELNKIYEESGEDDSKILKLLKQN is encoded by the coding sequence GTGCTCACAATAGTTTATTCGGTGTTATTATTAGGGATTTTAGGGTTTGCTTCCGGTACTTTTTTAGCATTTGCTGCAAAAAAATTTGAAGTAAAGGAAGATCCAAGAGAAGCCATTGTTAGAGCGGTATTACCCGGTATAGATTGTGGATCTTGTGGTTATCCTGGATGTTCAGCCTTCGCAAAGGCATTTGTCAAAGGTGAGGTTGGAAAAGACGGTTGTGTTCCTGGCAAATCTCAAGGTGTCCCAGAACTTTTGGAGAAAATATCTAAGATGTCTGTTGACGAATTGAACAAAATATATGAAGAAAGCGGGGAAGACGATTCTAAAATTTTAAAACTACTAAAACAAAATTAA
- a CDS encoding mandelate racemase/muconate lactonizing enzyme family protein produces MKITDLKFEKIKIKLKKPFVISRGATEYCESVLVKITTDEGYYGFGEATPSRSVTGESIDSVTFVLKTFKEILIGQDPLAIERIHYILNKAIAGNTAAKAAVDIALYDIKGKVMQEPLYKLLGGFENKVQTDITIGIGAPQEMANEAKEMVARGFNILKIKTGIDLKNDVEAIRLIRKSVGDNVRLKIDANQGWNVHDTLTAIKMMENYNVEAVEQPLADWDFDGSALLRKKADMKIILDESIHNAHDAIHAMKKDSADMINIKLMKSGGLYEAEKIDAIAESAGINCMVGCMVETKVALTAGASLVAAKRNITDADLDSFMYYEEFEGIKGGFEVKGDTIILSDKPGLGIEINM; encoded by the coding sequence ATGAAAATAACAGATTTAAAATTTGAAAAAATCAAAATTAAACTCAAAAAACCTTTTGTTATTTCGCGAGGAGCAACGGAGTATTGTGAATCGGTGCTTGTAAAAATAACTACTGATGAAGGATACTACGGTTTTGGAGAAGCTACTCCTTCTCGTTCGGTAACGGGGGAAAGCATCGATAGTGTAACATTTGTTCTTAAAACATTCAAAGAAATATTAATAGGACAGGATCCACTCGCTATAGAAAGAATCCATTATATATTGAACAAAGCAATCGCAGGAAATACAGCAGCAAAAGCAGCGGTTGATATCGCTCTCTACGATATAAAAGGAAAAGTGATGCAAGAACCTCTTTATAAGCTTCTTGGTGGATTTGAAAACAAAGTACAGACAGATATTACGATAGGGATTGGTGCACCACAAGAAATGGCAAACGAAGCAAAAGAGATGGTAGCTAGAGGGTTTAACATATTAAAAATCAAAACCGGTATTGATCTAAAAAACGATGTTGAGGCTATCAGACTCATACGAAAAAGTGTAGGAGATAACGTAAGATTGAAAATAGATGCCAACCAGGGATGGAATGTACACGATACGTTAACCGCAATCAAGATGATGGAAAATTACAACGTTGAAGCCGTTGAACAGCCGTTAGCCGATTGGGATTTTGATGGGTCTGCACTTTTGCGAAAAAAGGCTGATATGAAGATAATTTTAGATGAATCAATTCATAACGCTCATGATGCAATACATGCAATGAAAAAAGATAGTGCCGATATGATCAACATAAAACTGATGAAAAGTGGAGGGCTTTACGAAGCTGAAAAGATTGACGCAATTGCAGAATCTGCTGGAATTAATTGTATGGTTGGATGTATGGTAGAAACAAAGGTGGCCCTTACTGCGGGAGCAAGCTTAGTTGCAGCTAAAAGAAATATAACAGATGCTGATTTAGATTCTTTCATGTATTATGAAGAATTCGAAGGAATAAAAGGAGGATTTGAAGTAAAAGGAGATACAATAATTCTTTCGGACAAACCTGGTTTAGGAATAGAAATCAATATGTGA
- a CDS encoding Gfo/Idh/MocA family protein, protein MLKLAVIGCGRIAQKKHTEAIIKNSDIIENVAVCDLKEERAKQFASKVENSGLNKPEIYTDYSKLLKRTDIDAVAIATESGNHYEITMEALQNNKHVLVEKPMALSTKHMNEMIEFAKRKNLKLGVCFQNRFNPPIQELRKKITTDSFGRILHGQASIRWNRNEEYYKQAKWRGTWEYDGGTLMNQCTHNIDLLLWNMGSEIDEIYGVIKNFTHPYIEAEDFGGAIVKFKNGSVGIIEGSANIYPKNLEETLSIFGEKGTVVIGGLAVNKIKHWRFEGEDGHPFQNLPDPDTVYGSGHIPLYRDFYQSIEEDRDPFINGEEGKKAVEAVLGIYKSALLDRPVKFPIDFSTLEMEGDIQSI, encoded by the coding sequence GTGCTTAAATTGGCTGTAATAGGTTGTGGAAGAATTGCTCAAAAAAAACACACAGAAGCGATCATAAAAAATTCTGATATTATTGAAAACGTGGCTGTTTGCGATTTAAAAGAAGAAAGAGCAAAACAATTTGCCAGTAAGGTAGAAAATTCTGGATTAAACAAACCAGAAATATACACGGATTACAGTAAATTGTTGAAAAGAACCGATATAGATGCCGTGGCAATAGCCACCGAAAGTGGAAATCACTATGAAATCACCATGGAAGCCCTGCAAAACAACAAACATGTGTTAGTGGAAAAACCAATGGCCCTATCAACAAAACATATGAACGAGATGATAGAGTTTGCAAAAAGGAAAAATTTAAAGTTAGGGGTTTGTTTTCAAAATCGGTTCAATCCACCTATACAAGAATTAAGAAAAAAAATTACAACAGATTCATTTGGAAGGATTCTCCATGGTCAAGCTTCCATTAGGTGGAATAGAAACGAAGAATATTATAAGCAGGCAAAATGGAGGGGCACTTGGGAATACGACGGGGGCACGTTGATGAACCAATGTACGCACAATATAGACTTGCTATTGTGGAATATGGGCTCTGAAATAGATGAAATATACGGTGTTATTAAGAACTTCACGCATCCTTATATAGAAGCCGAGGATTTTGGAGGGGCAATAGTAAAATTTAAAAACGGTTCTGTAGGAATTATAGAAGGATCAGCAAATATATATCCAAAAAACTTGGAAGAAACTCTATCGATATTTGGAGAAAAAGGCACAGTGGTTATCGGTGGCTTAGCGGTGAATAAGATAAAACATTGGAGATTTGAAGGAGAAGATGGACATCCATTTCAAAATCTCCCAGATCCTGATACGGTTTATGGGAGCGGGCACATTCCACTTTACAGAGATTTTTATCAATCGATAGAAGAAGATCGAGATCCCTTTATTAACGGTGAAGAAGGGAAAAAGGCTGTAGAAGCTGTTTTAGGAATTTACAAGTCTGCCCTTTTGGACAGACCTGTGAAATTTCCAATCGATTTTTCAACGTTAGAAATGGAGGGGGATATACAGTCAATCTAG
- a CDS encoding winged helix-turn-helix transcriptional regulator encodes MLNIQNYIFFNPSPNFREMMILKLISQENDISQETMAKKVGVVPSMINKYLKDFEENGNIIKSGENKRNMSYELTEAGKKRLQFLTLSFVDEVSELYTETKDSFKKVFQTLKKDNLKDILLYGAGVVGGIVLKVLKDENINIIGFLDDSPSKQGDKLQGIDIYPPEKAKELTYDALIIASFRKSEKILEKATERNLEKLYVFKIDEEGNISLEGDMK; translated from the coding sequence ATGCTAAATATTCAAAATTACATTTTTTTCAACCCCTCTCCAAACTTTCGAGAAATGATGATCTTAAAGTTAATTTCTCAAGAAAACGATATTTCTCAAGAAACGATGGCGAAAAAAGTAGGGGTTGTCCCATCGATGATAAACAAGTATTTAAAGGATTTTGAAGAGAATGGAAATATTATAAAAAGCGGTGAAAACAAACGTAATATGAGTTATGAACTTACAGAGGCGGGAAAAAAGAGGTTGCAATTTTTAACCCTTAGTTTCGTTGATGAGGTTTCTGAGCTGTACACAGAAACCAAAGACTCCTTCAAAAAAGTTTTTCAAACTCTTAAAAAAGATAATTTAAAGGATATTCTTTTGTATGGTGCAGGGGTTGTTGGAGGGATTGTACTAAAGGTTTTGAAGGATGAAAATATTAATATAATTGGATTTTTGGATGATTCTCCTTCAAAGCAAGGAGATAAGCTTCAAGGAATAGATATTTACCCGCCGGAAAAAGCCAAAGAGTTAACCTATGATGCCCTCATAATAGCTTCGTTCAGGAAGTCAGAAAAAATATTGGAAAAGGCAACGGAAAGAAATTTGGAAAAATTGTACGTTTTTAAGATAGATGAGGAAGGCAATATTTCTTTGGAGGGGGATATGAAATGA